One window of Mucilaginibacter inviolabilis genomic DNA carries:
- the hisD gene encoding histidinol dehydrogenase — protein sequence MENTEPTGSSPTSGSPFRGQGGLQLYNYSELSVTDIQKLVQRNVDPANEIRTIVEEVIANVQQHGDRALYDYASQFDKVELSNLYLDKTDLEELAESVSAEQKAALQTAYNNIHKFHKAQLKTEDKVETMPGVTCWRELRPIEKVGLYIPGGTAVLPSTFLMLGIPARIAGCHEIVVCSPPQKNGKVNAFIAYVALLLGIDRIYLAGGSQAIAAMAYGTESITKVDKIFGPGNQFVTKAKTIIQSTTTTAIDMPAGPSEVLVIADETATPAYIAADLLAQAEHGIDSQSVLVCTSAKIAQETLAEVEKQLPTLPRAEIAKLAIDNSYIVVASSLEKAMDFSNQYAPEHLILATERWKEIIGFIINAGSVFLGNLTPESAGDYASGTNHTLPTSSYARAYSGVSVDSFVKKITFQHITREGIQNIGPSVEILAELEGLHAHRNAVSIRTNN from the coding sequence ATGGAAAATACAGAACCAACTGGGTCTTCCCCAACTTCCGGCTCCCCCTTTAGGGGGCAGGGGGGGCTGCAGCTTTATAATTATTCAGAACTTTCTGTTACCGATATCCAGAAACTGGTTCAGCGTAATGTTGACCCGGCCAATGAGATCCGTACCATTGTTGAAGAGGTTATTGCCAACGTACAGCAACACGGCGACCGTGCTTTGTACGATTATGCCAGCCAGTTTGACAAGGTTGAATTAAGCAACCTGTACCTGGACAAAACCGACCTGGAAGAACTGGCCGAATCGGTATCTGCAGAGCAAAAAGCCGCGCTGCAAACAGCATACAACAATATCCATAAATTTCACAAGGCGCAGTTAAAAACCGAGGATAAAGTAGAAACCATGCCTGGCGTTACCTGCTGGCGCGAATTACGGCCAATTGAAAAAGTGGGTTTGTATATTCCCGGTGGTACAGCAGTACTGCCAAGCACTTTTTTAATGCTCGGTATCCCGGCACGCATAGCCGGTTGTCATGAAATTGTGGTGTGTTCGCCACCGCAAAAAAATGGTAAAGTGAATGCCTTTATCGCTTATGTAGCCTTGCTATTGGGTATCGATAGAATATACCTGGCAGGTGGTTCGCAGGCTATCGCGGCCATGGCTTATGGCACCGAAAGCATCACTAAAGTTGACAAGATATTTGGACCTGGTAATCAATTTGTTACTAAAGCAAAAACCATTATCCAGTCAACTACCACAACAGCTATTGATATGCCTGCAGGCCCGTCGGAAGTATTGGTGATTGCGGATGAAACCGCTACCCCGGCCTACATCGCCGCAGATCTTTTGGCTCAGGCCGAACATGGTATTGATAGTCAATCGGTATTGGTTTGTACCTCTGCTAAAATAGCACAGGAAACGCTGGCCGAAGTAGAGAAACAACTACCTACTTTACCCCGTGCCGAAATAGCTAAACTGGCTATTGACAACTCGTACATCGTAGTTGCTTCCAGTTTAGAGAAAGCTATGGATTTCAGCAATCAGTATGCACCAGAGCACTTGATACTGGCTACCGAAAGGTGGAAAGAGATCATCGGTTTTATCATCAACGCGGGCTCGGTATTCCTGGGTAATTTAACCCCTGAAAGCGCCGGCGATTATGCCTCAGGAACCAATCATACGCTGCCTACCAGCAGCTATGCTCGTGCATATTCAGGTGTTTCGGTTGACTCTTTTGTTAAGAAGATCACCTTTCAGCACATCACCCGAGAAGGCATTCAGAATATCGGCCCATCAGTTGAAATTTTGGCCGAGTTGGAAGGCTTGCACGCGCATCGGAATGCGGTATCAATAAGGACTAATAATTAA
- the hisIE gene encoding bifunctional phosphoribosyl-AMP cyclohydrolase/phosphoribosyl-ATP diphosphatase HisIE — protein MNIDFNKTDGLVPVIIQDEQTLEVLMLGYMNQEAYDKTVQENIVTFFSRSKQRLWTKGETSSNFLHVKNISIDCDSDTLLIKVKADGPTCHTGSRSCFKTEFNQNFILELENIIADRYENPVEGSYVNKLRNKGLNKIAQKVGEEGVETVIAALAETETDLINESSDLVFHLLVLLREKGLDLKTIAKNLESRHK, from the coding sequence ATGAATATAGATTTTAACAAAACCGACGGACTGGTTCCGGTGATTATACAGGATGAGCAAACGCTTGAAGTGCTGATGCTTGGTTATATGAACCAGGAAGCCTACGATAAAACCGTACAGGAAAATATAGTAACCTTCTTTTCCCGCTCCAAGCAACGCTTGTGGACAAAAGGAGAAACCAGCAGTAACTTTCTGCATGTAAAAAACATCAGCATTGATTGTGATAGCGATACCCTGCTCATCAAAGTAAAAGCCGATGGCCCAACCTGCCACACCGGCTCGCGCAGCTGCTTTAAAACTGAATTTAACCAGAACTTTATCCTGGAACTGGAAAACATCATTGCCGACAGATATGAAAACCCGGTTGAGGGTTCATACGTAAATAAACTACGCAATAAGGGCCTTAACAAAATAGCCCAGAAAGTAGGTGAAGAAGGTGTAGAAACTGTTATAGCCGCGCTTGCCGAAACAGAAACCGATCTGATCAATGAATCATCAGACCTGGTATTTCACTTGCTGGTTCTATTGCGCGAAAAAGGCCTCGATCTGAAAACAATAGCTAAGAATTTAGAATCAAGACATAAGTAG
- the hisG gene encoding ATP phosphoribosyltransferase: MKTLKIAIQKSGRLNEKSVELLKNCGLNFENYKSSLISPVSNFPLEILFLRDDDIPEYVQDGIADLGIVGENVIQETEVEVSYLQRLGFGKCSLKIAVPNNNNIQNLSDLNGKAIATTYPVILGKFLQQQGIQSDIRTISGSVEISPGLGLSDAICDLVSTGGTLKSNGLKPFADVMSSEAVLIGCKTIEDNHLVQELIQRIQSVLRAKETKYVVLNVHVGNLKAVTALLPGVKSPSVVPLAEPEWVAVHTVIPERDFWDRISQLKQAGAQGIVVMPIEKIIL; encoded by the coding sequence TTGAAAACACTTAAAATAGCGATCCAGAAATCTGGTCGTCTCAACGAAAAATCTGTTGAATTATTAAAAAATTGCGGCTTAAATTTCGAAAATTACAAAAGCTCGCTTATCTCCCCCGTTTCCAATTTCCCTTTAGAGATCCTTTTTCTGCGCGATGATGATATTCCTGAATATGTTCAGGATGGCATTGCCGATCTGGGTATCGTTGGCGAAAACGTGATTCAGGAAACCGAGGTTGAAGTAAGCTATCTGCAACGCCTTGGTTTTGGCAAATGCTCACTCAAAATAGCCGTACCCAACAACAACAATATTCAAAACCTGAGCGACCTGAACGGCAAAGCCATCGCTACCACCTACCCTGTTATTTTAGGTAAGTTCCTGCAACAGCAAGGTATTCAGTCAGATATCCGTACCATATCCGGTTCGGTAGAGATCTCTCCGGGCCTTGGCCTGAGTGATGCCATCTGCGACCTTGTTTCAACAGGCGGTACTTTAAAAAGTAACGGACTAAAACCATTTGCCGATGTAATGTCGTCAGAAGCGGTGCTTATCGGCTGCAAAACTATCGAGGATAATCACCTGGTACAGGAGCTAATTCAGCGTATCCAATCCGTTTTGCGTGCTAAAGAAACTAAGTACGTGGTACTTAACGTTCATGTAGGTAACCTTAAGGCAGTAACCGCTTTATTGCCGGGCGTAAAAAGCCCGTCGGTAGTGCCATTGGCCGAACCAGAATGGGTTGCGGTACACACCGTAATCCCTGAGCGTGATTTCTGGGACAGGATAAGTCAGCTAAAACAAGCCGGCGCGCAAGGCATTGTAGTAATGCCGATTGAGAAGATAATTTTATAA
- a CDS encoding C40 family peptidase has translation MEYGICNLAVIPLRAEANDRSEQVSQVLFGEAFEIIEWSERWVKIITESDGYEGWIGRLQFAMLGHVAYKSFKHIKPPLTYRAVTQAWKIADNSVVYLPAGSSLAFLEGTTCRIGNERFEIIGEIGEREDIATTAKSFLNAPYLWGGRTHFGIDCSGFTQVVFSLNNIKIKRDASQQVQEGTLVENIEEARLGDLAFFNNEAGKVTHVGIMLNNEHIIHASGKVKIDTIDAEGIYSLEQKRHTHKLHSIKRFM, from the coding sequence ATGGAATACGGTATTTGTAATCTGGCGGTTATCCCGCTGCGTGCCGAGGCTAATGACCGCAGCGAGCAGGTATCGCAGGTTTTGTTTGGCGAAGCATTTGAGATCATAGAATGGAGCGAACGCTGGGTAAAGATCATCACCGAAAGTGATGGTTATGAAGGCTGGATCGGTCGCCTGCAATTTGCTATGCTTGGGCATGTCGCTTACAAAAGCTTCAAACATATAAAACCACCGCTTACCTACCGGGCTGTAACACAAGCTTGGAAAATAGCCGATAACAGTGTTGTTTATTTACCTGCAGGCAGTTCTTTAGCCTTTTTAGAAGGTACCACCTGCCGTATAGGTAACGAGCGTTTTGAAATTATAGGCGAAATAGGTGAGCGGGAAGACATAGCCACCACTGCCAAATCATTTTTAAATGCACCTTATTTATGGGGCGGTCGTACGCATTTTGGTATTGATTGCTCGGGCTTTACACAAGTAGTTTTTAGCCTGAACAATATCAAGATAAAACGCGATGCCAGTCAGCAGGTTCAAGAGGGGACCCTGGTTGAAAATATAGAAGAGGCCCGCCTGGGCGATCTGGCTTTTTTTAATAACGAAGCAGGTAAAGTAACCCACGTGGGTATTATGCTGAACAACGAACACATCATCCACGCTTCAGGAAAAGTTAAAATTGATACGATAGACGCGGAAGGCATTTATTCGTTGGAGCAGAAACGACATACGCATAAGCTGCATAGTATTAAGAGATTTATGTAA
- the hisF gene encoding imidazole glycerol phosphate synthase subunit HisF, with protein sequence MKSTPFRGRGGLSKRIIPCLDVKDGRTVKGVNFVDLRDAGDPVELAWNYSRQGADELVFLDITATVERRKTMVELVKSVARQINIPFTIGGGINEIADADALLNAGADKISINSAAVRNPALIDELAKAFGVQFVVIAVDTRRIDDKNIVHLNGGRLPTERQTLEWIKEAESRGAGEILLTSMDHDGTKNGFDNGLLKTVNDAVHIPVIASGGAGAVLHFVDVFEKTNVDAALAASVFHYGEILIPDLKAVLKSNNIEVRI encoded by the coding sequence ATCAAAAGCACCCCCTTTAGGGGGCGGGGGGGGCTATCGAAGCGAATCATCCCCTGTCTTGATGTAAAAGACGGTCGTACGGTAAAAGGTGTGAACTTTGTCGACCTACGCGATGCCGGCGACCCGGTTGAACTGGCCTGGAATTATTCGCGCCAGGGTGCCGATGAACTGGTTTTCCTGGATATTACCGCCACTGTAGAGCGCCGCAAAACCATGGTGGAACTGGTCAAATCCGTTGCACGACAGATCAATATCCCCTTTACCATAGGTGGCGGCATCAACGAAATTGCCGATGCCGACGCGCTGCTCAATGCCGGTGCCGACAAAATATCCATCAATTCGGCAGCGGTACGGAACCCAGCCTTGATCGATGAACTGGCCAAAGCCTTCGGTGTGCAATTTGTAGTAATAGCGGTTGATACCCGACGCATTGATGATAAAAATATAGTGCACCTGAATGGCGGTCGTCTGCCAACGGAGCGCCAAACCTTAGAATGGATAAAAGAGGCCGAAAGTCGGGGTGCCGGTGAAATACTGCTTACCTCCATGGATCATGACGGCACCAAGAACGGTTTCGACAATGGGTTGTTAAAAACAGTGAACGATGCCGTGCACATACCCGTTATCGCTTCTGGCGGTGCAGGCGCGGTACTGCACTTTGTGGATGTTTTTGAAAAAACCAATGTGGACGCAGCACTGGCGGCATCTGTATTCCATTATGGCGAAATACTGATACCTGATTTGAAAGCGGTATTAAAAAGTAATAATATTGAGGTAAGGATATAA
- a CDS encoding bifunctional helix-turn-helix transcriptional regulator/GNAT family N-acetyltransferase, translated as MSLIDDLEELAVGARLKRLYEYFAKDVVQIYKDEQLNFEPKYFTLYYLISKQGEAAVTEIAEELGCTHPGVIHLAKELEELGFIESVKSTTDSRKRMLRLSEKGKDSLPKFERVWAKILTLNKSLFNSQQHNLLSAIMETEAQLNDKPYYQRFQDMFNPQGNNPVTVTNYDPQYARYFKNLNIEWINTYFTVEEHDLEQLNHPEEYIIGPGGEILFAHIDDDVVGTCAVIKTGEAEYELAKMAVSPKYQGRKIGNALMEAAIAKTKELGGTRLWLGSNTLLSPAISLYRKYGFKEFKVADTPYARANIHMERDLR; from the coding sequence ATGAGTTTAATTGATGATCTGGAAGAATTGGCCGTTGGAGCAAGGCTCAAACGCCTTTATGAATACTTTGCAAAGGATGTTGTTCAGATATATAAAGATGAGCAGCTGAACTTTGAACCCAAATACTTTACCCTCTATTACCTGATCAGCAAACAGGGTGAAGCTGCTGTAACCGAAATTGCCGAAGAACTGGGCTGCACTCATCCGGGTGTCATTCACCTGGCCAAGGAACTGGAAGAACTGGGTTTTATTGAGTCAGTTAAATCTACAACCGACAGTCGTAAACGTATGCTGCGCCTGTCAGAAAAAGGGAAAGACTCCCTCCCAAAATTTGAGCGGGTATGGGCCAAGATCCTCACCCTCAATAAATCATTATTTAATAGTCAACAACATAATTTATTAAGCGCTATTATGGAAACTGAAGCACAACTCAACGACAAACCATACTACCAACGTTTTCAGGATATGTTTAATCCTCAGGGAAACAATCCGGTAACAGTAACCAACTACGATCCACAATATGCACGCTACTTCAAAAACCTGAATATAGAGTGGATCAACACTTATTTTACTGTAGAAGAGCATGATCTGGAGCAATTGAACCATCCCGAAGAATACATCATTGGCCCCGGTGGCGAAATACTTTTCGCTCATATCGACGACGATGTTGTTGGCACCTGCGCCGTGATCAAAACAGGCGAGGCCGAATACGAGCTGGCCAAAATGGCGGTAAGCCCAAAATACCAGGGCCGCAAAATTGGCAATGCCCTTATGGAAGCAGCCATAGCCAAAACAAAAGAGCTAGGCGGCACACGCCTTTGGCTCGGCTCAAACACATTACTTTCCCCGGCTATTAGCCTGTACCGGAAATACGGTTTTAAGGAGTTTAAAGTGGCTGATACGCCTTATGCCCGCGCCAATATCCACATGGAAAGGGATCTGCGGTAG
- the hisC gene encoding histidinol-phosphate transaminase — MYNINNILRENIKNLTPYSSARDEYQGEASVFLDANENAFGSPLNQQFNRYPDPLQYQLKKRITEIKGVPPRNIFIGNGSDEAIDILFRSFCNPGVDNVIIVPPTYGMYQVSANINDVEARKVLLTEDYQLNLEGIAEAIDERTKLIFICSPNNPTGNSINRADVETLLANFNGLVIVDEAYINFSRQKTFIQELTEYANLVVLQTLSKAWGLAGLRIGMAFASEEIIEVMNKVKPPYNVNEASQQLALEALANIDQINSWIKETLTQRDRLVLELKNFDFVLDIYPSDANFILVKTTDANRIYDYLVSKGIIIRNRAKVELCEGCLRITVGTPDENTILLDTLKSFK; from the coding sequence ATGTACAATATCAACAATATACTCCGCGAAAACATCAAAAACCTAACCCCCTACTCCTCTGCACGGGATGAGTATCAGGGCGAGGCCAGTGTTTTCCTGGATGCTAATGAAAACGCGTTTGGATCGCCGCTGAACCAGCAGTTTAACCGCTACCCCGATCCTTTACAGTATCAGCTAAAAAAGCGTATCACCGAAATTAAAGGTGTACCGCCCCGCAATATTTTTATAGGCAATGGCAGCGATGAGGCTATCGACATCCTTTTCCGCAGTTTCTGCAACCCCGGTGTGGACAATGTGATCATCGTGCCCCCTACTTACGGTATGTACCAGGTATCGGCCAATATCAATGATGTGGAGGCCCGCAAAGTTCTACTCACCGAAGATTACCAGCTTAATCTGGAAGGCATTGCCGAAGCTATTGACGAGCGTACCAAGCTGATCTTCATTTGTTCACCCAACAACCCAACCGGCAATTCCATTAACCGTGCGGATGTGGAAACCCTGCTGGCCAACTTTAACGGCCTGGTGATTGTAGATGAGGCATATATCAATTTCAGTCGCCAAAAAACATTTATACAGGAATTAACTGAATATGCCAACTTGGTGGTTTTACAAACCCTGTCAAAAGCCTGGGGACTGGCCGGTTTACGCATAGGTATGGCCTTTGCCAGCGAGGAGATCATCGAGGTGATGAACAAGGTAAAACCACCTTACAATGTAAACGAGGCTTCGCAACAACTGGCTTTGGAGGCACTCGCCAATATCGACCAGATCAACAGCTGGATCAAGGAAACATTGACACAGCGCGACAGATTGGTGCTTGAACTCAAGAATTTTGATTTTGTACTGGATATTTACCCATCAGATGCTAACTTTATCCTCGTGAAAACAACCGATGCCAACCGTATCTACGACTACCTGGTAAGCAAAGGCATCATTATACGCAACCGTGCCAAAGTGGAGCTTTGCGAAGGCTGCCTGCGCATCACCGTTGGCACGCCCGATGAAAATACCATATTACTTGATACCTTAAAAAGTTTTAAATAA
- a CDS encoding WD40 repeat domain-containing protein, protein MTAEKIAELTGHGNPIFTLELSQKPDILFTGGNDKGLVEWNLHDYSFIKVMFPVRASIYAIHGPVGYPILLTGLRSGEVLVFDFIQQKIIKSLQHHLKPIFDIKSVSKKNELLIASEDGTVSVWSLASLEMVHSIKLSADTVRCIAISPDEKQVAFGCRDNSIKIYDLHDYTLLKSIHGHTMSVFTLAYSPDGTYLASGGRDAQIKIWDSAIYQPIKNIPAHLFAINHILFHPTKPYFATASMDKGIKIWGADDFKLYKIISREKGHPGHVLSINKLAWNGDQLLSVSDDKSVLVWDIKFD, encoded by the coding sequence ATGACCGCAGAAAAAATAGCAGAATTGACCGGGCATGGCAACCCCATTTTTACACTGGAGCTTTCGCAAAAACCTGACATTTTATTTACCGGTGGCAACGATAAGGGCTTGGTGGAATGGAACTTGCACGACTATTCTTTTATAAAAGTGATGTTCCCGGTGAGGGCATCTATTTATGCTATACATGGCCCGGTGGGCTATCCTATATTATTGACAGGTTTACGCAGCGGCGAGGTGTTGGTGTTTGATTTTATACAGCAAAAGATCATTAAATCATTACAACATCATCTAAAACCGATCTTCGATATCAAATCGGTGAGTAAAAAGAATGAATTGCTGATCGCGTCTGAAGATGGCACGGTTTCCGTTTGGAGTTTGGCCAGCCTAGAGATGGTGCACAGCATCAAATTATCTGCCGATACAGTACGCTGCATAGCCATATCGCCCGATGAAAAACAGGTTGCTTTTGGTTGCAGGGATAATTCTATCAAAATTTATGATCTTCATGATTATACCCTGCTTAAATCAATACATGGGCATACCATGTCGGTTTTTACCCTGGCTTATAGCCCCGATGGTACTTATCTGGCATCAGGTGGCCGCGATGCGCAGATCAAGATATGGGACAGTGCCATTTATCAACCTATCAAAAATATTCCCGCGCATCTATTTGCCATAAACCATATCCTGTTTCATCCCACAAAACCCTATTTTGCTACAGCCAGTATGGACAAGGGCATCAAGATCTGGGGAGCCGACGATTTTAAACTCTACAAGATCATTAGTCGCGAAAAAGGACATCCGGGGCATGTGCTCTCCATCAACAAACTAGCCTGGAACGGTGATCAGCTCCTATCGGTAAGTGATGATAAGAGCGTGCTGGTATGGGATATTAAGTTTGATTGA
- the hisB gene encoding bifunctional histidinol-phosphatase/imidazoleglycerol-phosphate dehydratase HisB has product MKRKILFVDRDGTLIKEPADEQIDSFEKLEFYPGALTYLPKIVKELDFELVMITNQDGLGTASYPEDTFWPVHNFILKTFEAEGVKFDNIVIDRTFPAEKAPTRKPGTALLTQYFDTEKYDLPGSFTIGDRKNDVLLARNLGAKAIWINNESGLGGAEFTEADHIGDTIVLETTDWQQIYEFLKLGQRVIKHRRTTKETDIYIKINLDGTGEAKVSTGLNFFDHMLDQIARHGSIDLEVIAKGDLHIDEHHTIEDTGIALGEVFAEALGNKKGIERYGFCLPMDDCLAQAAIDFGGRNWIVWEAEFNREKVGDVPTEMFYHFFKSFSDAAKCNLNIKAEGQNEHHKIEAIFKAFAKAIKMAVKRDVDKMVLPSTKGVL; this is encoded by the coding sequence ATGAAACGGAAAATATTATTTGTTGACCGCGACGGTACGCTGATCAAAGAACCTGCCGATGAGCAGATAGATTCTTTTGAAAAGCTGGAATTTTATCCCGGCGCGTTAACTTATCTGCCCAAAATTGTCAAAGAGCTTGATTTTGAACTGGTGATGATTACCAACCAAGATGGTTTGGGCACGGCATCGTACCCGGAAGATACTTTTTGGCCGGTGCATAATTTCATATTAAAAACATTTGAAGCTGAGGGTGTAAAGTTCGACAACATCGTGATCGACCGTACCTTCCCTGCCGAAAAAGCGCCGACACGTAAACCGGGTACTGCCCTGCTTACCCAATATTTCGATACTGAAAAATATGACCTGCCGGGTTCATTCACCATCGGCGACCGTAAAAACGATGTACTGCTGGCCCGTAATTTAGGCGCAAAAGCCATCTGGATCAACAATGAATCGGGACTAGGCGGCGCTGAATTTACCGAAGCTGATCATATTGGCGATACCATTGTACTGGAAACTACCGACTGGCAACAGATCTACGAGTTTCTGAAACTGGGTCAGCGTGTGATTAAACACCGCCGTACCACTAAAGAAACCGACATCTACATCAAAATAAACCTGGATGGTACCGGCGAAGCCAAAGTATCTACCGGTTTGAACTTCTTTGATCACATGTTGGATCAGATTGCCCGCCACGGCAGCATCGACCTGGAAGTAATTGCCAAAGGCGATCTGCATATCGACGAGCATCATACCATTGAAGATACCGGCATAGCCTTGGGTGAGGTTTTTGCGGAAGCTTTAGGTAACAAAAAAGGCATTGAACGCTATGGTTTTTGCCTGCCTATGGACGATTGTCTGGCGCAAGCTGCTATTGATTTCGGCGGCAGAAACTGGATTGTTTGGGAAGCAGAGTTTAACCGCGAAAAAGTAGGCGACGTACCAACAGAAATGTTTTATCATTTCTTCAAATCGTTCTCAGACGCAGCCAAATGCAATCTAAACATTAAAGCCGAAGGGCAAAACGAGCATCACAAAATCGAAGCGATATTTAAAGCCTTTGCCAAGGCAATAAAAATGGCCGTAAAACGTGATGTAGATAAGATGGTTTTACCAAGTACTAAAGGGGTACTATAA
- the hisH gene encoding imidazole glycerol phosphate synthase subunit HisH — protein sequence METFNQDISGESLAEAPPSGGGGGVGIILYGAGNIFSLTAALERLGIPYGFINSQEDFDKFDRYIIPGVGHAGAAMDKLEKTGLVPAIKALKKPTLGICVGMQLLTSYSQEGDSDLLNIFPIKTLRFQDSAEYKVPHTGWNQVYPEKDNPLFKNIPSGSHFYFVHSYFIEYDKAYTLLSANYSTEFSASIWHDNFYGVQFHPEKSGVYGETLLTNFSKL from the coding sequence ATGGAAACATTTAATCAAGATATATCCGGTGAAAGCCTCGCAGAGGCACCCCCTTCAGGGGGCGGGGGGGGCGTCGGCATTATTCTATACGGCGCAGGCAATATATTTTCTTTAACCGCGGCTTTGGAGCGGTTGGGCATTCCCTATGGCTTTATCAACAGCCAGGAGGATTTCGATAAGTTTGATCGCTATATTATTCCTGGTGTAGGCCATGCTGGCGCAGCTATGGATAAGCTGGAGAAAACGGGTCTGGTGCCCGCTATTAAAGCGCTTAAAAAGCCTACACTGGGTATTTGTGTGGGTATGCAGCTCCTTACCTCCTACTCCCAAGAAGGCGATTCCGATCTGTTAAATATCTTCCCGATCAAAACTTTACGGTTTCAGGACAGCGCCGAATATAAGGTGCCACATACCGGCTGGAACCAGGTGTATCCCGAAAAAGACAATCCATTATTTAAAAATATACCGTCGGGTTCACATTTTTACTTTGTACATTCATACTTTATTGAGTATGACAAGGCATACACATTACTATCTGCCAATTACAGCACCGAATTTTCGGCATCAATTTGGCATGATAATTTTTACGGCGTACAGTTTCACCCCGAAAAATCAGGAGTGTACGGCGAAACATTATTAACTAACTTCTCTAAACTATAA
- a CDS encoding HisA/HisF-related TIM barrel protein yields MYIIPAIDILNKKVVRLREGDYGQVTEYDVTLEEMIERYQSNGTNFIHIIDLNGAKNDFSNQQYLFDVIRKTDMKVQYGGGIRSIDKVKELIDAGVHRVIVGTQALTNPNFLPELGSEICGKEKCSDQVVIAIDVLDEVIKYSGWMESSPIKLMDYVDKCLALGFFRFLCTDINKDGKLGGAGIELYEKLLDHSPFIKLIASGGVSSMKDIEQLSRLKVESCVVGKAIYEGHITIEDVKNWNLDALISI; encoded by the coding sequence ATGTACATTATCCCTGCTATCGACATATTGAACAAAAAGGTAGTGCGTTTGCGCGAAGGCGACTATGGCCAGGTGACTGAATACGATGTTACGTTGGAAGAAATGATTGAGCGCTACCAAAGCAATGGTACCAATTTCATCCACATTATTGACCTCAACGGCGCCAAAAACGATTTCAGTAATCAGCAATACCTGTTTGATGTGATCCGTAAAACCGATATGAAGGTGCAATACGGCGGCGGTATCCGCAGCATTGATAAAGTGAAAGAGCTGATAGATGCCGGTGTTCACCGCGTAATTGTGGGTACACAGGCTCTTACCAATCCTAACTTTTTGCCCGAGCTGGGTTCAGAGATCTGTGGTAAAGAAAAATGCTCAGATCAGGTAGTTATCGCCATCGATGTATTGGATGAAGTAATCAAATACTCCGGCTGGATGGAAAGCTCTCCCATTAAACTGATGGATTACGTTGATAAATGCCTTGCCCTGGGTTTCTTCCGCTTTTTATGTACCGACATTAATAAAGACGGTAAACTGGGTGGTGCAGGTATCGAGCTGTATGAAAAACTGCTTGATCATTCACCTTTTATCAAGCTGATCGCCTCGGGTGGCGTAAGCTCTATGAAAGATATCGAACAATTGAGTCGCCTTAAAGTAGAATCATGTGTAGTTGGCAAAGCCATTTACGAAGGTCACATCACTATCGAAGACGTTAAAAACTGGAATCTGGATGCGCTAATATCCATTTAA
- a CDS encoding D-glycero-alpha-D-manno-heptose-1,7-bisphosphate 7-phosphatase codes for MPAKNKAVFLDRDGVLNQEMGDYVRRLEDFHILDNFEALKTLQDRGYILLVATNQGGLAKGWYTEEELGKMHSLLKQTYHEHGVEITDFFYCPHHPQFTGDCDCRKPKPGLLLQGIAKYDIDPALSYFIGDRERDVEAGTAAGVKGILIDSDQPISTVLDQIK; via the coding sequence ATGCCAGCAAAAAATAAAGCCGTTTTTTTAGATCGTGATGGGGTACTTAATCAGGAAATGGGCGACTATGTGCGCCGCCTGGAGGATTTTCATATCCTGGATAATTTTGAAGCACTAAAAACCCTGCAGGATCGAGGTTATATACTGTTGGTAGCCACTAACCAGGGCGGCCTGGCCAAAGGCTGGTATACCGAAGAAGAACTGGGTAAAATGCACAGTTTGTTAAAGCAGACCTACCACGAGCATGGTGTGGAAATTACCGACTTTTTTTATTGCCCGCACCATCCTCAGTTTACCGGCGATTGCGATTGTCGCAAACCAAAACCAGGACTATTATTACAAGGCATTGCGAAATACGATATCGACCCTGCCTTATCTTATTTTATAGGCGACCGTGAGCGCGACGTAGAAGCCGGAACCGCCGCCGGTGTTAAAGGTATATTAATAGACAGCGACCAGCCGATTAGTACGGTGTTGGATCAAATAAAATAA